In Gloeocapsa sp. PCC 73106, the sequence ATACTAAAGCGACCATCTTTAACCCCTCTGGAGTTGAGTTGCTCTATATCCGCCGAGATACGCACTTTAGAAGTAATCGCGTAGCCAAAAGAAGCAGTAGTAATACCTACTTGCTCCCCATCTCCAGAAAAGATAAAACTCTGAGTCAGAAAAATATCAGCCCCTCCCTTTGAAGATAGAGCTAATACCAGTCTAGCTCCCACATTTACCCCGCTAGTGCTGTAATCCCCTGTTTGCAGATAGCGATAACCCAAAACTGGAGCAAAGTTAATGTACTTACCCAAAGGAAGAAGATAATATTGTAGTCTTAACCCTACTGCTGTGTAGTCTCCCGAAGGTGAACTCTGGTAGTCCGCACTAAAAGTGAAATGACTATTATTAATATTTAAATCTTCTACTCCCAATAACCAACCCGAAACCTCATCGGGATACAGAGAGTAACCGAGGCGAACGCGGCTAGAGAAACGGGGTTGATGCCTAATTTCTTTGAGCACATCGGGTATTTCTTGTAGCCAACGTTGTAAAACGGGACTATTTTTTTGTATTGCTGGGGTTAAATCCAGTTCATCCCCCCAAGTGGGTTGAGTGACTAGAGACAGACAAATGCAGACTACCCCAGCCACCAGGGATGAGGGAAAAGGAAACCCAATCCCAACCCTGGTATTCATAATTAACGTACGCTTCCCTCTAGATGTGTAACGTCAATGGGCTTGAGGAAATAGAGACGCAAGAATTGCCCACTATTAGATAGCATTATGGGTATTTTGCGCAGCCATTTTAACAAGGTAGGGCTGTTACTAGCGTCAATCGCTCGTAACTTTTCGTTGTTACTGATGCAGGTTTCCAGACGATTGTAGAATTCTGGATGATTAACATCCAACATCACCGGGAAAACGCGACCTGCTGTTTCATTAGTTTTCTCGATCACCAGTTTATCGTATTCTCTGGCGTCTAAGCCGATCGCTCTATAGAAGTCAGAGCGCTGAATATCATTGAGGTACATCGTCGCGAAGACCGACAGTAAGAAAAAGCGACACCACAACTTAGCTTTGAAATCATTGAGAATCGACGGTTGAGCTTTCATCAGAGCATCAAAGAAATCCCCGTGTCTATTTTCATCCTGACACCAATTTTCAAAGAAGCTAAAAATAGGATAAATTTTGTTTTCTGGATTAGCTTCCAAATGACGGTAGATCATGATATAGCGCCAGTAACCAATTTTTTCCGAAAGATAGGTAGCGTAAAAAATAAATTTGGGTTGGAAAAAGGTATATTTACGACTTTTAGTCAAAAATCCCAAGTCCAGAGAGAGATTAAAATCCGACAAAGCCTTATTTAAAAATCCCGCGTGACGAGCTTCATCCCGAGACATCAGATTAAAACATTCAGCAAGAATGGGGCTTTTATCTTTTAAACGACGACCTAACTCTTTATACAGGAGAAAACCAGAAAATTCTGCGGTACAAGAGCGCTCTAAAAATTCTACGAAGAGACGACGGGTATCACCATCGATATGTTCCCAAGACTGATTAAATTCCTCGTTGCGAATGAAGTGGTGGCGGTTATAATCAGTACGAAACTCTTCTAAGATGGCTTTTAATTCATCTTCGTTAACAGAAATATCCATCTCTGCCATAGCGTCGAAGTCAGTGGTGTAAAATCTAGGAGTGAGGATAGTCTCTTTGGCAGGGGTTTTAACTCCTGGCCGTAACTCTTCAAATTCAGGTTTGTTAAGGGTGTTTACCATATATCTCTTGTTTTGCATCTTGATTAGATTTTAGCTTAACAAGCAGTCCTTGCTCTTTTTGTTAAAAGTTACAACAGATTATCAATTTATGTTAAGACTTAAATAAGTAAACCGATTATATGTTATTGAACTTAGAATATTTTAACAGTGTGTGGGTAACATCATTAACCAATCAGATTTTACAACCTAATGCGATCGCTCTGGGTAACTTCGACGGTCTACACCAAGGACACATAGAGGTCTTAAAGCCGGTAATCAAGACAGAGAAAGAAAAGATCTATAAAACAGTAGTCAGCTTCACCCCCCATCCCCAAGAGTTTTTTACAGGTCAACAAAGGAAACTGTTAACGCCCTTAGCAGAAAAAATCAGCTATCTAGAGAAATTAGGGTTAGAGCAACTAATTTTACTCCCCTTTGACAGAGAATTAGCGAATCTAAGTCCAGAAGACTTCTTGAAAGAATTATTAGTGAAAAAATTAGCAGTGCGCTTCATTAGCGTAGGAGAAGATTTCCGTTTTGGCTATCAACGCTCAGGAGACGCCAAACTATTGAGAGCGATCGCCCATACTCTTGGAATAGAAGTCGAAATTACTAATTTAAAAAACCAGAAAGACGTTCGCATCAGCAGTTCAGAAATACGTCAAGCTTTAACCCTGGGTGAAATAGAAAAAGCCAACGCCATGTTAGGAAGAGAGTACAGTATTCTCGGCAAAGTCATCAAAGGGCAACAATTAGGACAAAAACTAGGCTTTCCCACCGCTAATCTAGAAATACTCCCCGTCAAATTTCTACCCAAACAAGGAGTATATTTAGTGCGAGTAGAGCTAATAAACCAGCCCCACAGTAGCCATCTGGGGTTAATGAATATCGGTTATCGTCCCACAGTGAACGGACAAAACCTCACCGTAGAAACCCATCTCTTAGATTGGTCGGGAGACTTATATAATCAAACACTATCGGTTAATCTAATCAAATTCCTACGTCCGGAACAAAAATTCGACTCTCTAGAAGCACTCAAAGCCCAAATCAACGCCGATATTCAAACCGCCAGAAAACTAAATCTAACCATCTCCCATGAGTAACTCTCTCACTGTTCTAACAGAAAATCTTAGTCAAACCATTGTCGGTAAAAGCGAAGCAATTCGTCTTATCTTAGTAGCCCTTCTTAGCGGAGGTCACGCCCTTTTAGAAGACGTTCCCGGAGTAGGAAAAACCCTCCTAGCTAAATCATTAGCCAAATCAATCAACGGTAAATTTCAACGGATTCAATGCACTCCCGACTTACTCCCTAGCGATATTACCGGAACCAATATCTGGAACCCCAGTAGTAGAGAATTTGATTTTCTTTCAGGTCCAGTATTTGCTAACGTGCTCTTAGCAGATGAAATCAATCGAGCGACACCGAGAACCCAATCAGCTTTACTAGAAGTAATGGAAGAGAAACAGGTAACTATAGACGGAGAAGCTCGTCGAGTTCCTCATCCCTTTTTCGTTATCGCCACTCAAAACCCCATCGAATATCAGGGTACTTTTCCTTTACCAGAAGCACAGATGGATCGCTTCGCTTTGTCTTTGAGCTTGGGGTATCCCAGCGAAGCAGAGGAACTACAAATGCTTCAACAACAACAGAATCGAGTGGAAGTAGAACAGTTAGAACCCTGTATCAGTTTGGAGGAAGTAATAAAACTACGCTACTTAGTCAACCAAGTCAAAGTTCAACCCGCGTTGCAGCAGTATATAGTTAATTTAGTCAGAGCATCCCGTCAAGACGAAGACATCACCCTAGGAGTAAGCCCCAGAGGAACCGTCATCCTACAAAAAGCAACTCAAGCTTTAGCTTTTTTGGACAACAGAGATTACGCACTTCCCGACGACGTCAAAATGTTAGCCCCTCACGTCCTTTCCCATCGTCTCATCCCCTCTCCAGGACGTCAAAGTAGAGTCGTTGTTGACAAATTATTGCGTTCGGTTCCCGTAGAAAATTACATTTAACAAAGTCTATGTGTCGTTTACTAGGTTATCTGGGTCCCAGGGTACAATTACATCAATTACTATACCAACCCCAACATTCCCTGATCGTTCAGAGTTATCAACCCCGGGAAATGACCGCGGGATTACTCAATGCGGACGGTTTTGGATTAGGTTGGTATCACCCTGACAAACATGAGGAACCGCCCTATATCTATAAAAACACCGTACCGATTTGGACTGATATTAACCTGCCCCATCTGAGTCGCTACGTAGATTCTCCCTGTCTTTTGGGTTACGTACGCAGTGCAACGCCTCCTTTAGCGGTGGATTTCAGTAATTGTCAACCCTTTAGCTATCGACAAATACTCTTTGTTCACAATGGCTTTATTCACAACTTTCGCACTAGTTTATATCGCCCTATACGCGATAGTCTTAGTGACGAGATCTACCAACTGATCCAAGGAAGCACCGACTCTGAACATATTTTCGCTCTAGTTATGCAACAGTTGTATCAATCTCCAGAATTAGATCTAGCCTCTGCTTTGACTCAAGCTTTAAAATATCTAACTCAATTAGCTCACAATTATCAAGTATATTTCTCAGCTAATATTATCTTAAGCGATGGTCATCAAATCGTTGCCTCTCGCTATGCTAATCGCTCTCCCGTCCCTAGTTTGTATTGGCTTCAAGATAATTTAAACTATCCTGAGGCTTTGATTATCGTTTCTGAACCAATATTCGAAGGGAAATGGCAGAGTTGTCCGGAAAATACGATTATTACCCGAGGAAAGACTTTTGAAGTTGAATTTAGCTCAGTCTCTTAGAGAAGAGATTTTGACCATACTAGCTCAATGTCGACAAAGTACCTTAAACGTTTTAGCCCGGATTGATCTAGTACAATTTTACCAACAAGCTCACCCCGATTTTAGCCCAGTGGGTTGGCATTTGGGACATATCGCCTTTACTGAAGCCTATTGGATTTTGGAATATCTAGCTGGGTTACCGCCCATATTCCCAGAATATAAGAGTTTATTCGCCGCCGATGGTTTACCTAAATCTCAGCGCCAGTATTTACCTGCGCCAGAAATTATTCAAAATTATTTAAATATAGTTAGAAGCAAGGTTATCGCTTATTTGGAAATAGCACCCCTGGAATCACAGGAACGTTTGTGGCGTTGGTTGATTCAACATGAAAGTCAGCATGGTGAAACGATCGCTCTAATTCTACACTTGTGGGGCGATCGCTCTACTACCAGTACTACTGAGTTTAACCCTGTCACCCCCGCTATGGTTACTATTCCCGCCGGAGAAATATACCTGGGTAGTAATCGGATTGAAGCCCAAGATAATGAGCGCCCAGTGACCCTTGTCCATCTAGATAGTTATCTTCTGGATCAGTATCCGGTAACTTGTAAAGAGTATAAGATATTTATAGAAGCGGGTGGTTATCAAAACCCCCAATGGTGGAGTCAAGGGGGTTGGGATTGGTTACAAGCCAATTCGATAACTCAACCCCTCTACTGGGATCATCTCCCTTCTGATTACCCCGTCTACGGAGTGAGTTGGTACGAAGCCCAAGCTTACGCCCAATTCGCAGGAAAACGCCTACCCACAGAAGCAGAATGGGAAAAAGCGGCTAGTTGGGACCTAGTAAAAAACAAAAAGTATGACTATCCTTGGGGAGATATACCCCCTACCTGCGAAAATTGCAATTATAATCTCAATCTGGGAGGAATTAGCCCAGTCAATGCCTATCCTTTAGGTAGGTCTCCAGTGGGTTGTTACGATATGTTGGGTAATGTTTGGGAGTGGACTGCTTCTAGTTTTTCGGGTTATCCAGGTTTTGAGAGTTATCCCTATAGGGGTTATTCCCAAGCTTATTTTGATGGTAAACACCGGGTTTTAAAAGGAGGAAGTTGGGCTACTCGTTCTTGGGCTTTACGCACTAGCTTTCGTAATTGGTATTACCCAGAAGTGCGTCAAATTTTGGCAGGGTTTCGTTGCGCTCAATAGGAGAAAATAATTAAGGGTGAAGTTAGAAATCGAGGCACTTTGGAATCTAGTTTTAGAAAGTTTGCGTCAGCAGTTGAGTGGTCCTACTTTTGAAACTTGGATTGAAACAGCTCTTCCAGTTTC encodes:
- the acsF gene encoding magnesium-protoporphyrin IX monomethyl ester (oxidative) cyclase, with product MVNTLNKPEFEELRPGVKTPAKETILTPRFYTTDFDAMAEMDISVNEDELKAILEEFRTDYNRHHFIRNEEFNQSWEHIDGDTRRLFVEFLERSCTAEFSGFLLYKELGRRLKDKSPILAECFNLMSRDEARHAGFLNKALSDFNLSLDLGFLTKSRKYTFFQPKFIFYATYLSEKIGYWRYIMIYRHLEANPENKIYPIFSFFENWCQDENRHGDFFDALMKAQPSILNDFKAKLWCRFFLLSVFATMYLNDIQRSDFYRAIGLDAREYDKLVIEKTNETAGRVFPVMLDVNHPEFYNRLETCISNNEKLRAIDASNSPTLLKWLRKIPIMLSNSGQFLRLYFLKPIDVTHLEGSVR
- a CDS encoding bifunctional riboflavin kinase/FAD synthetase, whose translation is MLLNLEYFNSVWVTSLTNQILQPNAIALGNFDGLHQGHIEVLKPVIKTEKEKIYKTVVSFTPHPQEFFTGQQRKLLTPLAEKISYLEKLGLEQLILLPFDRELANLSPEDFLKELLVKKLAVRFISVGEDFRFGYQRSGDAKLLRAIAHTLGIEVEITNLKNQKDVRISSSEIRQALTLGEIEKANAMLGREYSILGKVIKGQQLGQKLGFPTANLEILPVKFLPKQGVYLVRVELINQPHSSHLGLMNIGYRPTVNGQNLTVETHLLDWSGDLYNQTLSVNLIKFLRPEQKFDSLEALKAQINADIQTARKLNLTISHE
- a CDS encoding MoxR family ATPase codes for the protein MSNSLTVLTENLSQTIVGKSEAIRLILVALLSGGHALLEDVPGVGKTLLAKSLAKSINGKFQRIQCTPDLLPSDITGTNIWNPSSREFDFLSGPVFANVLLADEINRATPRTQSALLEVMEEKQVTIDGEARRVPHPFFVIATQNPIEYQGTFPLPEAQMDRFALSLSLGYPSEAEELQMLQQQQNRVEVEQLEPCISLEEVIKLRYLVNQVKVQPALQQYIVNLVRASRQDEDITLGVSPRGTVILQKATQALAFLDNRDYALPDDVKMLAPHVLSHRLIPSPGRQSRVVVDKLLRSVPVENYI
- the egtC gene encoding ergothioneine biosynthesis protein EgtC, with amino-acid sequence MCRLLGYLGPRVQLHQLLYQPQHSLIVQSYQPREMTAGLLNADGFGLGWYHPDKHEEPPYIYKNTVPIWTDINLPHLSRYVDSPCLLGYVRSATPPLAVDFSNCQPFSYRQILFVHNGFIHNFRTSLYRPIRDSLSDEIYQLIQGSTDSEHIFALVMQQLYQSPELDLASALTQALKYLTQLAHNYQVYFSANIILSDGHQIVASRYANRSPVPSLYWLQDNLNYPEALIIVSEPIFEGKWQSCPENTIITRGKTFEVEFSSVS
- a CDS encoding SUMF1/EgtB/PvdO family nonheme iron enzyme is translated as MNLAQSLREEILTILAQCRQSTLNVLARIDLVQFYQQAHPDFSPVGWHLGHIAFTEAYWILEYLAGLPPIFPEYKSLFAADGLPKSQRQYLPAPEIIQNYLNIVRSKVIAYLEIAPLESQERLWRWLIQHESQHGETIALILHLWGDRSTTSTTEFNPVTPAMVTIPAGEIYLGSNRIEAQDNERPVTLVHLDSYLLDQYPVTCKEYKIFIEAGGYQNPQWWSQGGWDWLQANSITQPLYWDHLPSDYPVYGVSWYEAQAYAQFAGKRLPTEAEWEKAASWDLVKNKKYDYPWGDIPPTCENCNYNLNLGGISPVNAYPLGRSPVGCYDMLGNVWEWTASSFSGYPGFESYPYRGYSQAYFDGKHRVLKGGSWATRSWALRTSFRNWYYPEVRQILAGFRCAQ